A region from the Mycolicibacterium litorale genome encodes:
- a CDS encoding LLM class flavin-dependent oxidoreductase: MSRRPLYFSAFVMNTASHVLHGLWRAPEARNHDFNSLRHWTSLAATVEQAGYDLLFFADVFGLRAPWNGNWRKAVEGGIQIPVNDPSVLASALATVTDTLGIVFTSSIVQDHPFNFARRMSSLDHYTEGRLGWNIVTSFNQNMFRSFGHDGTLAHDERYEWAYEYVDVVYKLWEGSWDEDALVQDKAGGVHSDPAGIHRINHVGKRYQVEGPHFTSPSPQRTPVLFQAGASPAGQLFSARNAEGVYISSPDPAAAHALTTETRALAADNGRDPRDITFAQGLSFVIGDTHRDAVRRHDEIKRYLDLEGVALHALGDAGVDAGRFPLDTPLSDLGEFTGVQGFARWAAEASGHSEPTIRDLAWVLEGANRVVGTADEIADQLEQWREAGVDGINVYHATVPGTFTEVADRLFPTLRERGLIATDKSGTLRHKLLGRGDRLPDTHPAAAYRGAFDGNTLLDPVEQAVAAAR; this comes from the coding sequence ATGAGCAGGCGCCCGCTGTACTTCTCGGCGTTCGTGATGAACACCGCATCCCATGTGCTACACGGGCTGTGGCGCGCACCGGAAGCGCGCAATCACGACTTCAACTCACTGCGGCACTGGACGTCGCTGGCGGCCACCGTCGAGCAGGCCGGATACGACCTGCTCTTCTTCGCCGACGTGTTCGGGTTGCGGGCGCCGTGGAACGGCAACTGGCGCAAGGCCGTCGAGGGCGGCATCCAGATCCCGGTCAACGATCCGTCGGTGCTGGCCTCCGCGCTGGCCACGGTCACCGACACGCTGGGCATCGTGTTCACCAGCTCGATCGTGCAGGACCATCCGTTCAACTTCGCGCGGCGGATGTCCTCGCTGGACCACTACACCGAGGGCCGGCTCGGGTGGAACATCGTGACGAGCTTCAACCAGAACATGTTCCGCAGCTTCGGCCACGACGGCACGCTCGCCCACGACGAGCGCTACGAGTGGGCCTACGAGTACGTCGACGTCGTCTACAAGCTGTGGGAGGGCTCGTGGGACGAGGACGCTCTCGTCCAGGACAAGGCCGGCGGCGTGCACTCCGATCCCGCCGGGATCCACCGCATCAACCACGTGGGTAAGCGCTACCAGGTGGAGGGTCCGCACTTCACGTCGCCGTCCCCGCAACGCACACCGGTGCTGTTTCAGGCGGGCGCCTCGCCTGCCGGGCAGTTGTTCTCCGCCCGCAACGCCGAAGGGGTCTACATCAGCAGTCCCGATCCGGCTGCGGCGCATGCCTTGACGACGGAAACCAGGGCGCTCGCCGCCGACAACGGCCGTGACCCCCGAGACATCACGTTCGCCCAGGGATTGTCGTTCGTCATCGGGGACACCCACCGGGACGCGGTGCGCCGCCACGACGAGATCAAGCGGTACCTCGACCTCGAGGGGGTGGCGTTGCACGCACTCGGTGACGCCGGGGTGGACGCGGGCCGCTTCCCACTCGACACTCCCTTGAGCGATCTGGGCGAGTTCACCGGCGTGCAGGGGTTCGCCCGGTGGGCCGCCGAAGCGTCCGGCCACTCCGAGCCGACGATCCGGGACCTGGCGTGGGTGCTCGAGGGCGCGAACCGCGTCGTGGGAACCGCCGACGAGATCGCCGACCAACTCGAGCAGTGGCGGGAGGCGGGGGTCGACGGCATCAACGTCTACCACGCCACGGTTCCCGGCACGTTCACCGAGGTCGCCGACCGGCTGTTCCCGACGCTGCGCGAACGGGGTCTGATCGCCACCGACAAATCCGGGACGTTGCGCCACAAGCTGCTGGGTCGCGGCGACCGGCTACCCGACACCCATCCCGCGGCGGCCTACCGCGGGGCGTTCGACGGCAACACCCTGCTCGACCCCGTCGAGCAAGCGGTCGCCGCCGCACGGTGA
- a CDS encoding type II toxin-antitoxin system PemK/MazF family toxin encodes MLGNMASQWKTFQRLAEKLVFQEAPKVIRQLQQSENRPRTVQQGIQQGLKIGLGVGLSALAGAAAGTSAPAITAGRPVTQNSVPTAHRARKIVYAPDLDGRADPGEIVWTWVVYEDDPSRGKDRPVLVVGRDRRTLLGLMLSSQDHHHDDPNWVAIGAGSWDYDGRVSWVRLDRVLDVPEEGIRREGAILDRDRFEVVAARLRAEYSWS; translated from the coding sequence ATGCTCGGGAACATGGCGTCGCAGTGGAAGACGTTTCAGCGGCTGGCGGAGAAACTGGTGTTCCAAGAGGCACCGAAGGTGATCCGCCAGCTGCAGCAGTCCGAGAACCGGCCGCGTACCGTGCAGCAGGGCATCCAGCAGGGCCTCAAGATCGGGCTCGGGGTGGGCTTGTCCGCGCTGGCGGGCGCCGCCGCCGGGACGAGCGCACCGGCCATCACGGCGGGCCGGCCCGTCACGCAGAACAGCGTGCCCACCGCGCACCGGGCCCGCAAGATCGTCTACGCGCCCGACCTCGACGGGCGGGCCGATCCGGGCGAGATCGTGTGGACGTGGGTGGTGTACGAGGACGACCCGAGCCGCGGTAAGGACCGCCCGGTGCTGGTCGTCGGCCGCGACCGCCGGACGCTGCTGGGCCTGATGCTGTCCAGCCAGGACCACCATCACGACGATCCGAACTGGGTCGCGATCGGGGCGGGCAGCTGGGACTACGACGGCCGGGTCAGCTGGGTGCGTCTGGACCGGGTGCTCGACGTACCCGAGGAGGGCATCCGCCGCGAAGGGGCGATCCTCGACCGGGACCGGTTCGAGGTGGTCGCCGCTCGGCTGCGCGCCGAATACTCCTGGAGCTGA
- the lepA gene encoding translation elongation factor 4: protein MSSFADQTFTAPAQIRNFCIIAHIDHGKSTLADRMLQLTGVVADRDMRAQYLDRMDIERERGITIKAQNVRLPWTVKGDSGDENGDENGDENYVLHLIDTPGHVDFTYEVSRALEACEGAILLVDAAQGIEAQTLANLYLALDRDLAIIPVLNKIDLPAADPDRYAGELAHIIGCEPSDVLRVSGKTGAGVAELLDEVVRLVPPPTGDADAPTRAMIFDSVYDIYRGVVTYVRVVDGKITPRERIAMMSTGATHELLEVGIVSPEPKASAGLGVGEVGYLITGVKDVRQSKVGDTVTTARHGAKEALTGYREPKPMVYSGLYPVDGSDYPVLRDALDKLQLNDAALTYEPETSVALGFGFRCGFLGLLHMEITRERLEREFDLDLISTSPNVVYRVVQDDGTEIIVTNPSDWPEGKVRTVYEPVVKTTIIAPSEFIGTIMELCQSRRGELGGMDYLSPERVELRYTMPLGEIIFDFFDSLKSRTRGYASLDYEEAGEQEAALVKVDILLQGEAVDAFSAIVHKDSASAYGNKMTTKLKELIPRQQFEVPVQAAIGSKIIARENIRAIRKDVLSKCYGGDITRKRKLLEKQKEGKKRMKTIGRVDVPQEAFVAALSTDAAGDKPKK from the coding sequence ATTAGCAGCTTCGCCGACCAGACCTTCACCGCGCCGGCGCAGATTCGGAACTTCTGCATCATCGCTCACATCGACCACGGCAAGTCGACACTGGCCGATCGGATGCTGCAGCTCACCGGCGTCGTCGCCGACCGCGACATGCGCGCGCAGTACCTCGACCGGATGGACATCGAGCGCGAACGCGGCATCACGATCAAGGCGCAGAACGTCCGGCTGCCGTGGACCGTCAAGGGTGACTCCGGCGACGAGAACGGCGACGAGAACGGCGACGAGAACTACGTGCTGCACCTGATCGACACCCCCGGCCACGTCGACTTCACCTACGAGGTGTCGCGCGCGCTGGAAGCCTGTGAGGGTGCGATCCTGCTCGTCGACGCGGCTCAGGGCATCGAGGCCCAGACCCTGGCCAACCTCTACCTGGCACTCGACCGTGACCTCGCGATCATCCCGGTGCTGAACAAGATCGACCTGCCCGCCGCCGACCCGGACCGCTACGCAGGCGAACTGGCCCACATCATCGGCTGCGAACCGTCCGACGTGCTGCGGGTGTCGGGGAAGACCGGCGCGGGCGTGGCCGAACTGCTCGACGAGGTGGTGCGCCTGGTGCCCCCGCCGACCGGCGACGCCGACGCTCCGACGCGGGCGATGATCTTCGACTCGGTGTACGACATCTACCGCGGCGTGGTGACCTACGTGCGCGTGGTCGACGGCAAGATCACCCCGCGCGAGCGGATCGCGATGATGTCGACCGGCGCCACTCACGAACTACTCGAGGTCGGCATCGTCTCGCCCGAACCGAAGGCCTCGGCGGGCCTGGGCGTCGGCGAGGTCGGCTACCTGATCACCGGTGTGAAAGACGTCCGCCAGAGCAAGGTCGGCGACACCGTGACCACCGCCCGCCACGGCGCGAAGGAAGCGCTGACCGGCTACCGCGAACCCAAGCCGATGGTGTACTCCGGGCTCTACCCGGTGGACGGTTCCGACTATCCGGTGCTGCGCGACGCGCTGGACAAACTGCAGCTCAACGACGCCGCCCTGACCTACGAACCGGAGACGTCGGTGGCGCTGGGCTTCGGGTTCCGCTGTGGGTTCCTCGGCCTGTTGCACATGGAGATCACCCGCGAACGCCTCGAGCGCGAATTCGACCTGGATCTGATCTCCACTTCGCCCAACGTCGTCTACCGCGTCGTGCAGGACGACGGCACCGAGATCATCGTCACCAACCCCTCGGACTGGCCGGAGGGCAAGGTGCGCACCGTGTACGAACCGGTGGTCAAGACGACGATCATCGCGCCGAGCGAGTTCATCGGCACGATCATGGAGCTCTGCCAGTCCCGCCGCGGCGAGCTCGGCGGCATGGACTACCTGTCGCCGGAGCGGGTGGAGCTGCGCTACACCATGCCGCTCGGCGAGATCATCTTCGACTTCTTCGACTCGCTGAAGTCGCGGACCCGCGGCTACGCCAGCCTCGACTACGAGGAGGCCGGCGAACAGGAGGCGGCGCTGGTCAAGGTCGACATCCTGCTGCAGGGCGAGGCCGTCGACGCGTTCAGCGCGATCGTCCACAAGGACAGCGCCAGCGCCTACGGCAACAAGATGACCACCAAACTGAAGGAGCTCATCCCGCGCCAGCAGTTCGAGGTGCCGGTGCAGGCGGCGATCGGCTCGAAGATCATCGCCCGCGAGAACATCCGCGCCATCCGCAAGGATGTGCTCTCCAAGTGCTACGGCGGTGACATCACCCGTAAGCGCAAGCTGCTGGAGAAGCAGAAGGAGGGCAAGAAGCGGATGAAGACCATCGGCCGGGTCGACGTGCCGCAGGAGGCCTTCGTCGCGGCGCTGTCCACCGACGCCGCCGGGGACAAACCGAAGAAGTAG
- a CDS encoding GNAT family N-acetyltransferase — protein sequence MAAVEVRPGRKSDIRQSAEVLGRAFHDDPVMRWVLPDEAARTRGLKRMFATMNRHHFLRGGGVEVASAAGALGAAALWDPPGRWKQTRLEELLMMPAFVRAFGSRVGHGQQVAELMKEHHPEEPHWYLAIIGSDPSVRGAGFGQALMRSRLDRCDAEHAPAYLESSNPDNIGYYERFGFEVTGELTLPEGGPSLWPMWRQPR from the coding sequence GTGGCTGCCGTCGAGGTCCGACCCGGGCGCAAGTCCGACATCCGCCAGTCCGCCGAGGTGCTCGGCCGGGCTTTTCACGACGACCCGGTGATGAGGTGGGTGTTGCCCGACGAGGCGGCGCGAACCCGCGGTCTCAAGCGGATGTTCGCCACCATGAACCGGCACCACTTCCTGCGGGGCGGCGGCGTCGAAGTGGCCTCTGCGGCAGGCGCGCTGGGTGCGGCAGCGCTGTGGGATCCGCCCGGCCGCTGGAAGCAGACCCGCCTCGAGGAGCTGCTGATGATGCCCGCGTTCGTTCGGGCCTTCGGCAGCCGGGTCGGCCACGGTCAGCAGGTGGCCGAGCTCATGAAGGAACACCATCCCGAGGAACCGCACTGGTATCTGGCGATCATCGGCAGCGATCCGTCCGTGCGCGGCGCCGGTTTCGGGCAGGCGCTGATGCGTTCACGGCTCGATCGCTGCGACGCCGAACATGCGCCCGCGTATCTGGAGTCCAGCAATCCCGACAACATCGGGTACTACGAGCGGTTCGGGTTCGAGGTCACCGGGGAGCTGACGCTGCCCGAGGGCGGCCCCTCGCTGTGGCCGATGTGGCGGCAGCCACGGTGA
- a CDS encoding CBS domain-containing protein, with product MRIADVLRSKGSAVATITETTTVTGLLAELATHNIGAMVVVGPDGMVGMVSERDVVRALQARGADLLRRPVSEIMTGVVVTCTPDTPVDDLSALMTNNRVRHVPVLDNGRLAGIVSIGDVVKTRMEQLQTEQEQLQAYITRG from the coding sequence GGCGACGATCACCGAGACCACGACGGTGACCGGGCTGTTGGCGGAGTTGGCGACCCACAACATCGGCGCCATGGTGGTCGTCGGGCCGGACGGCATGGTCGGCATGGTCTCCGAACGCGACGTCGTGCGCGCACTGCAGGCCCGCGGGGCCGATCTGCTGCGGCGGCCGGTCTCGGAGATCATGACCGGCGTCGTGGTGACCTGTACGCCGGACACCCCCGTCGACGATCTGTCGGCGCTGATGACCAACAACCGCGTCCGGCACGTGCCGGTGCTCGATAACGGCCGGCTGGCCGGCATCGTGAGCATCGGTGACGTGGTCAAGACCCGGATGGAACAGCTGCAGACCGAGCAGGAACAGCTGCAGGCCTACATCACCCGCGGCTAG
- a CDS encoding methionine ABC transporter permease, producing MNLLAAEDFNTPWADVPDLLLPAYGETWLMVGITMALVVTVGTPVGITLHNTSDLGLHPDARVFAVLNTVVNIGRSLPFLILMAAIIPVTRFIVGTTIGIQAAIVPMTVAGVPFFARLVQNALREVRSDVADMGLVSGGSTLQVIRTVQLSEALPGLAGALTVNTIAMIEYSAIAGSIGAGGVGNLAITYGYNRFDDNIMIATALSLIVTVQIVQFTGDRVVKALTR from the coding sequence ATGAATCTCCTTGCCGCCGAGGACTTCAACACCCCCTGGGCCGATGTGCCCGATCTGCTGCTGCCCGCCTACGGCGAGACGTGGCTGATGGTCGGCATCACGATGGCGCTCGTGGTGACGGTCGGCACCCCGGTCGGGATCACCCTGCACAACACCTCCGACCTCGGCCTCCATCCCGATGCGCGGGTCTTCGCGGTGCTCAACACGGTCGTCAACATCGGGCGCTCCCTGCCCTTCCTGATCCTGATGGCCGCGATCATCCCGGTCACCCGGTTCATCGTCGGCACGACGATCGGCATCCAGGCGGCGATCGTTCCCATGACGGTGGCGGGGGTGCCGTTCTTCGCGCGGCTGGTACAGAACGCGCTGCGCGAGGTGCGCTCCGACGTCGCCGACATGGGTCTGGTGTCGGGCGGATCCACGCTGCAGGTCATCAGAACGGTGCAACTCTCGGAGGCACTGCCCGGCCTCGCCGGCGCGCTGACCGTGAACACGATCGCGATGATCGAGTACTCGGCGATCGCCGGGTCGATCGGCGCCGGCGGCGTCGGCAACCTCGCAATCACCTACGGCTACAACCGCTTCGACGACAACATCATGATCGCGACCGCCCTGTCGCTGATCGTCACCGTCCAGATCGTCCAGTTCACCGGCGACCGCGTCGTCAAGGCGCTCACCCGCTGA
- a CDS encoding MetQ/NlpA family ABC transporter substrate-binding protein has protein sequence MTSQTSSPGGPGIDIEIKNRRRWPWIAGAVAAVLALTGGIVYANLSNQDEPFGPSLKVATWSTDIAAENLLGYIAENVAPSHGITIEPVQIDNLVEINRAVDAGNVAGNFFEHQPFLNDAIAANGFELTLAAPTFTWDQATYSDRYRSWDQLPDGARIALRDDPAGQAIALLDLAEAGQITLKPGKDTVAGLPQLGDIESNPKNYRFVQVPIGQLARSFADVDAVVVHISDVYAAGLTEDQILARHPAPKGSEGGLVVSNEHLDDPNVQKLIAAFQDPKIAEFLETTDNKLIRDTLGPIA, from the coding sequence ATGACGAGTCAGACGAGTTCGCCGGGCGGGCCCGGCATCGACATCGAGATCAAGAACCGCAGACGGTGGCCGTGGATCGCCGGCGCCGTCGCTGCGGTGCTCGCCCTCACCGGTGGCATCGTCTACGCCAACCTGTCCAACCAGGACGAGCCGTTCGGCCCCAGCCTGAAGGTCGCGACCTGGAGCACCGACATCGCCGCGGAGAACCTGCTCGGCTACATCGCCGAGAACGTCGCACCCTCGCACGGCATCACGATCGAACCGGTGCAGATCGACAACCTCGTCGAGATCAACCGCGCGGTCGACGCCGGCAACGTCGCGGGCAATTTCTTCGAGCATCAGCCGTTCCTCAACGACGCGATCGCCGCCAACGGCTTCGAACTCACACTGGCCGCACCGACGTTCACCTGGGACCAGGCCACCTACTCCGACCGCTACCGCAGTTGGGACCAACTGCCCGACGGTGCGAGGATCGCACTGCGCGACGACCCGGCCGGACAGGCGATCGCGCTGCTCGACCTCGCCGAGGCCGGTCAGATCACCCTCAAGCCCGGGAAGGACACAGTCGCCGGTCTGCCGCAGCTCGGCGACATCGAGTCCAACCCCAAGAACTACCGGTTCGTCCAGGTGCCGATCGGCCAGCTGGCCCGCAGCTTCGCCGATGTCGACGCCGTCGTCGTGCACATCTCCGACGTGTACGCCGCCGGTCTGACCGAAGACCAGATCCTCGCCCGCCACCCGGCTCCCAAGGGCAGCGAAGGCGGGCTGGTGGTCAGCAACGAACACCTCGACGACCCGAACGTGCAGAAGCTCATCGCGGCGTTCCAGGATCCGAAGATCGCCGAGTTCCTGGAGACCACCGACAACAAGCTGATCCGTGACACGCTGGGACCGATCGCATGA
- a CDS encoding methionine ABC transporter ATP-binding protein: MIEIENLTKRFGDRTVLDDISLSVAAGEILAVVGPSGAGKSTLSRCVSFLDRPTRGSVRVDGKDFTRLEGAELIAARRTIGVIFQTAPLLRRRTVAQNVALPLEYLHATDDSVSKRVGELLDRVGLGDRSGYYPAQLSGGQRQRVGIARALALGPSVLLSDEATSGLDPATTRSILTLLSHLREEFGLSIILITHEMEVVREIADSVARIDDGRIVESGSVTDVILDPTSTLARELLPERPTVPLHGGGEVWEVSYASRHVPLDWLTSIHSVPGISGARVSVLSASVEAIRGVAVGRAVLAISPAAPPGFAEHLTDRGLHVTTPPAGARETAA, from the coding sequence ATGATCGAAATCGAGAACCTGACCAAACGGTTCGGCGACCGCACCGTGCTCGACGACATCTCGTTGTCCGTCGCCGCAGGGGAGATCCTCGCCGTCGTCGGGCCGAGTGGCGCGGGCAAGAGCACCCTGTCGCGGTGCGTGAGCTTCCTCGATCGGCCGACCAGAGGCTCCGTCCGGGTCGACGGGAAGGACTTCACCCGGCTCGAGGGCGCCGAATTGATCGCCGCCCGGCGCACCATCGGCGTCATCTTCCAGACGGCGCCGCTGCTGCGCCGGCGCACGGTCGCGCAGAACGTCGCCCTGCCGCTCGAATACCTCCATGCCACCGACGATTCCGTCTCGAAGCGGGTCGGTGAACTCCTCGACCGCGTCGGGCTCGGCGACCGCAGCGGCTACTACCCCGCCCAGCTGTCGGGCGGTCAGCGGCAGCGGGTCGGCATCGCCCGTGCGCTCGCGCTCGGCCCCTCAGTGCTGCTCTCCGACGAGGCGACGTCGGGGCTCGACCCCGCCACCACGAGGTCGATCCTCACGCTGCTCAGCCACCTGCGTGAGGAATTCGGTCTGTCGATCATCCTGATCACCCACGAGATGGAGGTGGTCCGCGAGATCGCGGACTCGGTCGCGCGTATCGACGACGGCCGCATCGTGGAGAGCGGATCGGTCACCGACGTCATCCTCGACCCGACCTCGACGCTCGCTCGCGAACTGCTCCCCGAGCGGCCCACCGTGCCGCTGCACGGTGGCGGCGAGGTGTGGGAGGTGTCCTACGCCTCTCGCCACGTGCCGCTTGACTGGCTGACCTCAATTCACTCGGTGCCGGGGATCTCGGGCGCGCGGGTCAGTGTGCTCAGCGCGAGCGTCGAGGCGATCCGCGGTGTCGCGGTGGGCCGCGCCGTGCTGGCCATCTCCCCCGCCGCGCCACCCGGGTTCGCCGAGCATCTCACCGACCGCGGACTGCACGTGACCACCCCACCTGCCGGCGCACGGGAGACCGCGGCATGA